A window of the Oscillospiraceae bacterium NTUH-002-81 genome harbors these coding sequences:
- a CDS encoding replication initiator protein A: protein MKTFCKLTMQSPAASYVPLPRFLLQDEALRDISNDAKVLYALLLDRASISRQNGYVEPDGTIRLYFTLEQAQTKLHRSRQSATRIFRELEYSGLIVRRKQGLGKPALITLNYPADAKLITKEGEDAQA, encoded by the coding sequence ATGAAAACTTTTTGCAAGCTCACGATGCAAAGCCCGGCGGCGTCCTATGTGCCGCTTCCGAGGTTCCTTCTCCAAGACGAAGCCCTGCGGGACATCAGCAACGACGCCAAGGTGCTCTATGCGCTGCTGCTGGACAGAGCCAGCATTTCCCGCCAGAACGGCTACGTCGAGCCGGACGGCACGATCCGGCTGTACTTCACCTTGGAGCAGGCACAGACAAAGCTCCACCGCAGCCGCCAAAGCGCCACGCGGATCTTCCGGGAGCTGGAATACAGCGGCTTGATCGTTCGGCGCAAGCAGGGCTTGGGAAAGCCCGCGCTTATTACGCTGAATTACCCAGCGGATGCAAAACTCATCACAAAGGAAGGCGAAGATGCACAAGCTTGA
- the mtaB gene encoding tRNA (N(6)-L-threonylcarbamoyladenosine(37)-C(2))-methylthiotransferase MtaB — MRKAALHNLGCKVNAYETEAMQQLLEENGYEIVPFEEKADVYIVNTCSVTNMADRKSRQMLHRARKRNPQAVIVAAGCYVQTAAESLKETLAADILIGNNKKQELPEILAAYFEKADAGIKCQPDFESADRADTADKKTEQTAVSGQDGMPGQMSADDGAAAVPETAKTTGKMADADIFIEDISVEHSYENLGLTRTAEHTRAYIKVQDGCNQFCSYCIIPYARGRVRSRGLEDILAEVRTLAAAGYREVVLTGIHLSSYGIDFAKTSGEQDYLTGGAGRLLALLEAVGEIPGIARIRLGSLEPRIITRDFVERLSRIPEICPHFHLSLQSGCDETLKRMNRHYTTEEYLAACGLLRQYFEDPALTTDLIAGFPGETEEEFARTMDFVEKVGFYETHVFKYSVRQGTRAATMKNQVPEEIKTKRSGKLLELSERKKRNTKTGSWAGR, encoded by the coding sequence ATGAGAAAAGCAGCATTGCATAATCTGGGCTGTAAAGTCAACGCATATGAGACGGAGGCGATGCAGCAGCTTCTGGAAGAAAACGGCTATGAGATCGTGCCGTTTGAGGAAAAGGCAGATGTATATATCGTCAATACGTGTTCGGTGACGAACATGGCTGACAGAAAGTCCCGGCAGATGCTGCACCGGGCGAGAAAGCGCAATCCCCAGGCGGTGATCGTGGCGGCGGGCTGCTATGTGCAGACAGCGGCGGAGAGCCTGAAGGAAACGCTGGCGGCGGACATTCTGATCGGCAACAATAAAAAACAGGAGCTGCCGGAGATTCTGGCGGCGTATTTTGAAAAAGCGGATGCAGGAATCAAGTGTCAGCCAGATTTTGAAAGTGCTGACCGGGCAGATACAGCGGATAAAAAAACGGAGCAGACAGCAGTGTCAGGGCAGGATGGCATGCCGGGACAAATGTCCGCAGACGATGGCGCAGCCGCAGTACCGGAAACAGCGAAAACGACGGGAAAGATGGCTGATGCGGATATCTTTATCGAGGATATCTCCGTGGAGCACAGCTATGAAAATCTGGGACTCACCCGCACGGCAGAGCACACCCGGGCGTACATCAAAGTGCAGGACGGCTGCAACCAGTTCTGCAGCTACTGTATTATCCCCTATGCCAGAGGCCGGGTGCGAAGCCGGGGCCTGGAGGATATTCTGGCGGAAGTGCGCACACTGGCAGCGGCCGGTTACAGAGAGGTGGTGCTCACCGGTATCCATCTGAGTTCTTACGGCATTGATTTTGCAAAGACCAGTGGGGAACAGGATTATCTTACCGGCGGTGCAGGACGGCTTCTTGCGCTTCTGGAGGCTGTGGGAGAGATCCCCGGTATTGCCCGCATTCGTTTAGGGTCGCTGGAGCCCAGGATCATCACCAGAGATTTTGTGGAGCGGCTGTCCCGGATCCCTGAGATCTGTCCGCATTTTCACCTGTCCCTGCAGAGCGGCTGCGATGAGACACTGAAACGGATGAACCGCCATTATACCACAGAAGAGTATCTGGCGGCCTGCGGCCTTTTACGGCAGTATTTTGAAGATCCGGCGCTGACCACGGATCTTATCGCCGGATTCCCAGGAGAGACGGAGGAAGAGTTTGCACGGACGATGGATTTTGTGGAAAAAGTGGGCTTCTACGAGACCCATGTGTTCAAATATTCCGTGCGGCAGGGCACAAGAGCAGCCACCATGAAAAATCAGGTGCCCGAGGAGATCAAGACAAAAAGAAGCGGAAAGCTTCTGGAGCTGTCGGAACGGAAAAAAAGGAATACGAAGACCGGTTCCTGGGCCGGGAGGTAG
- a CDS encoding IreB family regulatory phosphoprotein: MDKITNTQFFKVDSAPQMGVEDILKTVYKAMTEKGYNPVNQIVGYIMSGDPTYITSHKGARSLIMKVERDELVEALLKNYIRHNCE; the protein is encoded by the coding sequence TTGGATAAAATTACAAATACACAGTTTTTCAAGGTGGACAGCGCACCGCAGATGGGCGTGGAGGACATCCTCAAAACTGTATACAAGGCAATGACAGAGAAGGGATACAATCCTGTGAATCAGATTGTCGGATATATTATGTCCGGAGATCCGACCTATATCACAAGCCATAAGGGCGCCAGAAGCCTGATCATGAAGGTGGAGCGGGACGAACTCGTGGAAGCACTGCTGAAGAACTATATCAGGCACAACTGTGAGTAA
- a CDS encoding ribonuclease J has protein sequence MKNINNSKLKIIPLGGLEQIGMNITAFEFEDSIIVVDCGLSFPEDDMYGIDLVIPDVSYLEENIQKVKGFIITHGHEDHIGALPYVLKKVNVPIYATKLTIAIIENKLKEHNLLKTTKRKVVKFGQHINLGSFRIEFIKTNHSISDASALAIYSPVGTIVHTGDFKVDYTPVFGDAIDLQRFAEIGKKGVLALMCDSTNAERPGFTMSEKTVGKAFDNIFENHKHSRIIIATFASNVDRVQQIINCACKFGRKVVVEGRSMVNIISIAIELGYIKIPDNTLIDIENMKNYPPEQMVLITTGSQGESMAALSRMAANIHKKVSIMPGDTVIFSSHPIPGNEKAVSNVINELSRKGADVIFQDTHVSGHACQEDIKLIYSLVHPKYSIPVHGEYRHLKAQAAIAESLGYDKEHIIMLTSGDVLEMSENDAKIVGHVHTGGILVDGLGVGDVGNIVMRDRQHLAEDGILIVVLTLGKYTNQVLAGPDIVSRGFVYVRESEDLMEEARLTVQDALEGCLGSSRGQDWNRIKTVIKDALSDFVWKKTKRSPMILPIIMEVDA, from the coding sequence TTGAAAAATATAAACAATTCAAAATTGAAAATCATTCCGCTGGGAGGACTGGAGCAGATCGGAATGAATATTACTGCCTTTGAGTTTGAAGACAGTATTATTGTTGTGGACTGCGGTCTGTCATTCCCGGAGGATGATATGTACGGAATCGACCTGGTCATTCCGGATGTGTCTTATCTGGAGGAAAATATCCAGAAGGTGAAGGGCTTTATCATCACTCACGGACATGAGGATCACATCGGCGCGCTGCCGTATGTGCTGAAAAAGGTCAACGTGCCCATCTATGCGACCAAGCTGACCATTGCCATTATCGAAAACAAGTTAAAAGAGCATAATTTGCTGAAAACCACCAAGCGGAAGGTGGTAAAGTTCGGCCAGCATATCAATCTGGGCAGCTTCCGCATCGAGTTTATCAAGACGAACCACAGTATTTCCGATGCGTCGGCGCTGGCCATCTACTCCCCGGTGGGCACCATTGTCCACACCGGTGACTTCAAGGTGGACTATACCCCGGTATTCGGCGATGCCATCGACCTGCAGCGGTTTGCGGAGATCGGCAAGAAGGGTGTGCTGGCCCTTATGTGCGACAGCACCAACGCGGAGCGTCCCGGTTTCACCATGTCGGAAAAAACAGTCGGCAAGGCCTTTGACAATATTTTCGAGAATCACAAGCATTCCCGTATCATTATTGCAACGTTTGCATCCAATGTGGACCGTGTACAGCAGATCATCAACTGTGCCTGCAAATTCGGCCGGAAGGTTGTGGTGGAAGGCCGCAGCATGGTCAATATCATTTCCATTGCCATTGAGCTGGGCTACATCAAGATCCCGGATAACACACTGATCGACATTGAAAATATGAAAAATTACCCGCCGGAGCAGATGGTGCTGATCACCACAGGCAGCCAGGGCGAGTCCATGGCGGCGCTGTCCCGGATGGCGGCAAACATTCATAAAAAGGTGAGCATCATGCCGGGCGATACGGTGATTTTCAGTTCTCATCCCATCCCGGGCAATGAGAAAGCCGTATCCAACGTCATCAACGAGCTGTCCCGGAAGGGCGCAGACGTGATTTTCCAGGATACCCACGTATCCGGTCATGCCTGCCAGGAGGATATTAAGCTCATCTACTCTCTGGTGCATCCGAAATATTCCATTCCGGTGCACGGCGAGTATCGGCATCTGAAAGCACAGGCTGCCATTGCGGAGAGCCTGGGATATGACAAGGAGCATATCATCATGCTGACTTCCGGCGACGTGCTGGAGATGAGTGAAAATGATGCGAAGATCGTCGGCCATGTACACACCGGCGGCATTCTCGTGGACGGCCTGGGCGTGGGCGATGTGGGCAACATTGTCATGCGCGACCGGCAGCATCTGGCGGAGGACGGCATTCTCATCGTCGTGCTGACGCTGGGCAAATATACGAATCAGGTGCTGGCAGGCCCTGATATCGTATCCCGCGGTTTTGTTTATGTGCGGGAGTCCGAGGATCTGATGGAAGAAGCCAGACTGACGGTGCAGGATGCACTGGAGGGATGCCTGGGAAGCAGCCGCGGACAGGACTGGAACCGGATCAAAACGGTGATCAAAGATGCACTGTCTGATTTCGTTTGGAAGAAGACGAAGAGAAGCCCTATGATTCTGCCAATCATCATGGAGGTAGACGCATAG
- a CDS encoding O-methyltransferase encodes MIVDERITSYIHSLDQGNTQLLTQIEREARADLVPIIRQETASFLKVLLRMQRPKNILEVGTAVGFSALFMSEYAPADCRITTIEKYEKRIPIARENFRRAGKEDVITLLEGDATEILHSLTGSYDLIFMDAAKGQYIHFLPDVLRLLAPGGVLLSDNVLQDGDIIESRFAVERRNRTIHSRMREYLYALTHTPGITTSVLPMGDGLTLTVKGEDYEQTT; translated from the coding sequence GTGATTGTAGATGAAAGAATAACATCGTATATTCATTCGCTGGATCAGGGAAATACACAACTGCTGACGCAGATCGAGCGGGAAGCCCGTGCAGATCTCGTGCCGATCATCCGGCAGGAGACTGCCAGCTTCCTGAAAGTGCTTCTGCGCATGCAGCGGCCGAAAAACATTCTGGAGGTGGGAACCGCCGTCGGTTTTTCGGCTCTTTTTATGAGTGAATATGCGCCGGCGGACTGCCGGATTACGACCATTGAAAAATATGAGAAGCGCATTCCCATTGCCCGGGAAAATTTCCGCCGGGCGGGAAAAGAGGACGTGATCACCCTGCTGGAGGGGGATGCCACGGAGATTCTGCATAGCCTGACCGGCAGTTATGATCTGATCTTCATGGATGCGGCCAAGGGGCAGTATATCCATTTCCTGCCGGATGTGCTGCGGCTTCTGGCTCCGGGCGGCGTGCTGCTGTCTGACAACGTGCTCCAGGACGGGGACATCATCGAGTCCCGGTTTGCGGTGGAGCGGCGGAACCGGACGATCCACAGCCGGATGCGGGAGTATCTGTATGCGCTGACCCACACGCCGGGGATCACCACCTCGGTGCTGCCCATGGGGGACGGGCTGACGCTGACGGTGAAAGGAGAAGATTATGAACAGACGACCTGA
- the ruvX gene encoding Holliday junction resolvase RuvX, producing the protein MRIMGLDYGSKTVGVAISDALGLTAQGIEIIRRTQENKLRQTLARIEALVKEYEVTAIVLGFPKNMNNTIGDRAEKSLAFKEMLERRTGLNVFMWDERLTTVEANRTLIEGGVRRENRGKYVDKLAAIFILQGFLDSKEGKELFLRGEN; encoded by the coding sequence ATGAGGATTATGGGACTGGACTATGGCTCGAAGACGGTGGGCGTGGCCATCAGCGACGCTCTGGGACTGACGGCGCAGGGGATAGAGATCATCCGCCGCACCCAGGAGAATAAGCTGCGGCAGACGCTGGCACGGATCGAGGCACTGGTAAAGGAGTATGAAGTAACGGCGATTGTACTTGGATTTCCCAAGAATATGAATAACACAATCGGAGACAGGGCCGAGAAGTCGCTGGCATTCAAGGAAATGCTGGAGCGGAGAACGGGTCTGAATGTTTTTATGTGGGATGAGCGGCTGACGACGGTGGAAGCAAACCGCACACTGATAGAAGGCGGGGTGCGCCGGGAAAATCGCGGAAAATACGTGGACAAGCTGGCTGCGATATTTATATTACAGGGATTCCTGGACTCAAAAGAAGGAAAGGAGTTATTTTTGCGTGGAGAAAATTAA
- a CDS encoding Fur family transcriptional regulator yields the protein MAADRARLRELLKAKGLKMTNQRLRILETLEENEGQHLTVEELHARVNAYLPEIGLATVYRTIQLFLEMGLADRIDLNDGQVRYEIADAGDDRRHHRHHHLICVKCGRVWAFEGDLLEELESRLMTELSFQVINHEVKLFGYCQECRNI from the coding sequence ATGGCAGCTGATCGGGCAAGACTTAGAGAACTGTTAAAAGCAAAGGGACTGAAGATGACGAACCAGAGGCTTCGGATTCTGGAGACGTTGGAGGAGAATGAAGGACAGCACCTGACGGTGGAGGAGCTTCATGCCCGTGTGAACGCATATCTTCCGGAGATCGGCCTTGCAACCGTATATCGCACGATCCAGTTATTTCTGGAGATGGGGCTGGCTGACCGCATTGATCTGAATGACGGCCAGGTACGCTATGAGATCGCAGATGCCGGGGACGACAGAAGGCATCATCGCCATCACCATCTGATCTGTGTGAAATGCGGCAGAGTGTGGGCTTTTGAGGGAGATCTGCTGGAAGAGCTGGAGAGCCGTCTCATGACGGAGCTCTCTTTTCAGGTGATCAATCACGAGGTGAAACTGTTCGGTTACTGTCAGGAATGTCGGAATATATAG
- a CDS encoding DUF1292 domain-containing protein has product MEKIKFIPDGEAEAVEFFVIEQTRLRGVNYLLVTETEDESEDADAYILKDLSADTDTEAVYEFVEDDKELEAVSDVFEKLLDGVDFEIGE; this is encoded by the coding sequence GTGGAGAAAATTAAATTTATCCCGGATGGAGAAGCAGAGGCAGTGGAGTTTTTTGTCATTGAGCAGACAAGACTGCGCGGCGTGAACTATCTGCTGGTCACGGAGACGGAAGATGAGAGTGAGGACGCGGACGCCTATATTTTAAAGGATCTGTCTGCGGATACAGATACAGAAGCAGTCTACGAGTTTGTGGAGGACGACAAGGAGCTGGAAGCGGTTTCGGATGTGTTCGAGAAGCTGCTGGACGGCGTGGATTTTGAAATCGGAGAGTAA
- a CDS encoding HPr family phosphocarrier protein, with amino-acid sequence MKTVQISLNSIDKVKSFVNDITKFDNDFDLVSGRYVIDAKSIMGIFSLDLSKPIDLNVHAGDNMDAVMEALKPYIVE; translated from the coding sequence ATGAAAACTGTGCAGATTTCATTAAACTCTATCGATAAAGTGAAATCCTTCGTAAACGACATCACGAAGTTTGACAATGATTTTGACCTGGTATCCGGCCGTTACGTCATCGACGCAAAATCCATCATGGGTATCTTCAGCCTGGATCTGTCCAAACCGATCGATCTGAACGTTCACGCAGGAGATAACATGGACGCAGTGATGGAAGCTCTGAAGCCTTATATTGTAGAATAA
- the mobC gene encoding plasmid mobilization relaxosome protein MobC, whose amino-acid sequence MPDRTRPIRKEICLNEQELHLIQHKMRQLGTHNFGAYARKMLIDGYIIKVDYTEQKKLAAASNINQICRRINSTGRCYEDDVAELKARQAEIWELLKVRQRDEL is encoded by the coding sequence ATGCCGGACCGCACGCGCCCCATCCGCAAGGAAATCTGCCTGAACGAGCAGGAGCTGCATCTCATCCAGCACAAGATGCGCCAGTTGGGGACACACAATTTTGGAGCGTATGCCCGCAAGATGCTCATCGACGGCTACATCATCAAGGTGGACTACACCGAGCAAAAGAAGCTAGCTGCCGCCTCGAACATCAACCAGATCTGCCGTCGCATCAACAGCACCGGGCGCTGCTATGAAGACGACGTTGCCGAACTGAAAGCGCGGCAAGCCGAGATCTGGGAACTGCTGAAAGTGCGGCAGAGAGATGAGCTTTGA
- a CDS encoding mannitol dehydrogenase family protein, protein MKLTMDGIQDRASWNKAGITLPGYDVKAVSEKARKEPLWVHFGIGNIFRIFIGGIADGLLESGALDRGITCVETFDYDVVDKIYAPFDNLGLSVILHRDGRREYKVLGSMAEAIKAQASDPAHWARLKEVFTSPSLQLVSFTITEKGYALHKADGTYFPFVQADIQNGPDMPGGAMAVLTAMLYARYQAGKYPLALVSMDNCSQNGAILRQSVLTMAEEWQKAGFVDEGFLSYVADENTVAFPWTMIDKITPRPSEAIAADLEALGVEQMQPVITEKKTYIAPFVNAEKSQYLVIEDHFPGGRPTLEKGFGVYLTDRNTVNLSERMKVTVCLNPVHSATGPLGVVLGYDLFAHMLNTNPDMMKMARMVAYDEGLPVVPDPGILSPQAFVDELFLDRFPNEYLGDTNLRLAVDVSQMLGIRFGETVKSYVAKYGDASRLTAIPLGIAGWLRYLLGVDDAGKTYELAPDPMKEELQAQLKDIVVGEPSTFTDQLRPILSNERLFFIDLYQAGIGEKIERMFREMLAGPGAAGATLHKYVM, encoded by the coding sequence ATGAAATTGACCATGGACGGCATCCAAGATCGGGCTTCCTGGAACAAAGCCGGCATCACACTTCCCGGCTATGACGTGAAAGCAGTATCAGAAAAAGCAAGAAAGGAACCCCTGTGGGTGCACTTTGGCATCGGCAATATTTTCCGCATTTTCATCGGCGGCATTGCTGACGGCCTGTTGGAAAGTGGCGCCCTGGACCGGGGGATCACCTGTGTGGAAACCTTTGACTATGATGTGGTGGACAAAATCTATGCCCCCTTTGACAATCTGGGCTTAAGCGTTATTCTCCACAGGGATGGCCGCCGGGAGTACAAGGTGTTGGGCTCCATGGCCGAAGCCATCAAGGCACAGGCTTCTGATCCGGCACACTGGGCACGGCTGAAAGAGGTCTTCACAAGTCCATCCCTCCAGCTGGTGTCCTTCACCATTACAGAAAAGGGTTATGCCCTCCACAAGGCCGATGGTACCTATTTCCCCTTTGTACAGGCAGATATCCAGAACGGTCCGGACATGCCCGGCGGCGCCATGGCAGTGCTCACTGCCATGCTCTATGCCCGGTATCAGGCCGGAAAATACCCTCTGGCACTGGTATCCATGGACAACTGTTCCCAGAACGGTGCCATTCTCCGGCAGTCTGTGCTGACGATGGCAGAGGAATGGCAGAAAGCCGGTTTTGTGGATGAAGGCTTCCTTTCCTATGTTGCCGATGAAAACACGGTTGCTTTCCCCTGGACGATGATCGACAAGATCACGCCCCGTCCCAGTGAAGCCATCGCAGCAGATCTGGAAGCGCTGGGTGTGGAACAAATGCAGCCTGTCATTACAGAAAAGAAAACCTACATTGCACCCTTTGTCAACGCAGAAAAGTCCCAGTATCTCGTCATTGAGGATCATTTTCCAGGCGGCCGCCCCACTCTGGAGAAGGGCTTCGGCGTCTATCTGACTGACCGGAACACCGTCAACCTATCCGAGCGCATGAAGGTAACTGTCTGCCTGAACCCGGTGCATTCCGCCACCGGTCCCCTGGGTGTGGTGCTGGGCTACGATCTGTTCGCCCACATGCTGAACACCAACCCGGATATGATGAAAATGGCCCGAATGGTAGCCTACGATGAGGGACTTCCCGTAGTGCCCGATCCGGGAATTCTCTCACCCCAGGCCTTTGTAGATGAGCTGTTCCTGGATCGTTTCCCCAACGAATATCTGGGAGACACGAACCTGCGGCTGGCAGTGGATGTTTCCCAGATGCTGGGGATCCGTTTCGGGGAGACAGTGAAATCCTACGTGGCAAAATACGGGGATGCTTCCCGGCTCACCGCCATTCCGCTCGGTATCGCAGGCTGGCTCCGGTATCTGCTCGGCGTGGACGATGCCGGGAAGACCTATGAACTGGCTCCCGATCCCATGAAGGAAGAACTGCAGGCGCAGTTAAAAGATATTGTGGTGGGAGAACCTTCCACCTTCACCGACCAGCTGCGCCCCATCCTCTCCAATGAGCGTCTGTTTTTCATTGATCTTTACCAGGCAGGCATCGGGGAGAAGATTGAGCGCATGTTCCGGGAAATGCTTGCCGGGCCGGGCGCAGCAGGTGCAACACTGCATAAATATGTAATGTAA
- a CDS encoding endolytic transglycosylase MltG: MNRNSVLGTLISILIEILLILVLVFVIWGAGRWAYSFGYAIFAEKTVEEEPGTDIQVTITEGQSNRQISKMLEEKGLIRDANPFYVRLMLTDYKKLIQPGTYTLNTSMQSEEMMAVMSGETDEDEES; the protein is encoded by the coding sequence ATGAACAGGAACAGCGTACTCGGTACACTCATCAGCATTCTCATAGAAATTCTGCTGATCCTTGTACTGGTGTTTGTCATCTGGGGGGCCGGCAGATGGGCCTACAGCTTTGGCTATGCCATTTTTGCGGAAAAAACGGTGGAGGAAGAGCCGGGCACCGATATCCAGGTGACGATTACGGAAGGACAGTCCAACCGGCAGATCAGCAAGATGCTGGAGGAAAAAGGGCTCATCCGTGACGCCAATCCGTTCTATGTGCGCCTGATGCTGACAGACTATAAGAAGCTGATCCAGCCGGGCACTTATACACTGAACACATCCATGCAGTCCGAGGAAATGATGGCGGTCATGTCCGGAGAGACTGACGAGGATGAAGAGAGCTAG
- a CDS encoding U32 family peptidase, translating into MNRRPELLVPASNLEVLKVAVRYGADAVYIGGEAFGLRAKAKNFSMEDMREGIRYAHAHGVRVHVTANILAHNRDLPGMRAYFQELKELQPDALIIADPGAFMLAREICPEIDIHVSTQANNTNYLTYQFWHAQGAKRVVSARELSLAEIREIRENIPADMEIESFIHGAMCISYSGRCLLSSYFTGRDANQGACTHPCRWKYALVEETRPGEYLPVYENERGTFLFNSKDLCMLEHIPELLDSGIDSFKIEGRMKTALYVATVARTYRKAIDDCLQSEELWRQNLPWYQEQIRSCTYREFTTGFFFGRPDEEAQIYDSNTYHKGYTYLGLVGEIEPTDGHCPAGCICTEQRNKFSVGETIEVMKPDGSSPAAKVLAIYDGDGNSMESAPHPKQKLYVKLTVAAEPLDVLRRKD; encoded by the coding sequence ATGAACAGACGACCTGAACTGCTTGTTCCGGCCAGCAACCTTGAAGTGCTGAAGGTGGCTGTCCGCTACGGCGCAGATGCGGTATATATCGGGGGTGAGGCTTTCGGGCTTCGCGCCAAGGCAAAAAATTTTTCCATGGAGGATATGCGGGAGGGCATCCGCTACGCCCATGCCCATGGGGTACGTGTCCATGTGACGGCCAATATTCTGGCCCACAACCGGGATCTTCCCGGTATGCGGGCTTATTTCCAGGAGTTAAAAGAGCTGCAGCCGGATGCGCTCATCATTGCGGATCCCGGCGCTTTCATGCTGGCCCGGGAAATCTGCCCGGAGATTGACATTCATGTGAGCACTCAGGCCAACAACACCAACTATCTGACATACCAGTTCTGGCATGCCCAGGGGGCGAAGCGGGTGGTATCTGCCCGGGAACTTTCCCTGGCGGAGATCCGGGAGATCCGGGAAAACATTCCGGCAGACATGGAGATCGAGTCGTTCATCCACGGCGCCATGTGCATTTCCTATTCCGGCCGATGTCTTTTGAGCAGCTATTTTACCGGCAGAGACGCCAATCAGGGCGCCTGTACCCATCCGTGCCGGTGGAAATACGCGCTGGTGGAGGAGACAAGGCCCGGGGAATATCTGCCGGTGTATGAAAATGAGCGGGGCACCTTTTTGTTCAATTCCAAAGATCTGTGCATGCTGGAGCATATCCCGGAGCTTCTGGATTCCGGCATCGACAGCTTCAAGATCGAGGGTCGGATGAAAACAGCGCTGTACGTGGCCACCGTGGCCCGGACGTATCGGAAAGCCATTGACGACTGCCTGCAGTCCGAAGAACTGTGGCGGCAGAACCTGCCTTGGTATCAGGAGCAGATCCGCAGCTGCACCTACCGGGAATTCACCACGGGATTTTTCTTCGGCAGACCGGACGAAGAGGCACAGATTTACGACAGCAACACGTATCACAAAGGTTACACCTACCTGGGACTGGTGGGAGAGATCGAACCGACAGACGGACATTGCCCGGCAGGCTGTATCTGCACGGAGCAGCGCAACAAGTTTTCTGTGGGGGAGACCATTGAGGTGATGAAGCCGGATGGCAGCAGTCCTGCGGCAAAGGTGCTGGCCATTTACGACGGGGACGGCAATTCCATGGAGAGTGCACCACATCCCAAGCAGAAGCTGTATGTGAAGCTTACTGTGGCGGCGGAACCGCTGGACGTGCTGCGGCGGAAGGACTGA
- a CDS encoding helix-turn-helix domain-containing protein, with protein sequence MQFLDFSEITETADKLRWLRYQKGLRQRDVADYAGIDRSTYVHYEEYGKDLYPPEHMEKIAQLFEVPVNTLLDDYNLFLRNGQGEQIKAIRTKLGLTQKQYADKLGVSLGSLKHWEQNRKQIFKSTWEKYFKQT encoded by the coding sequence TTGCAGTTCCTGGACTTCTCAGAAATCACCGAAACAGCGGACAAGCTGCGCTGGCTTCGCTACCAGAAAGGCCTGCGCCAGAGAGACGTTGCAGACTACGCCGGGATAGACCGGAGCACCTATGTCCACTATGAGGAATACGGCAAAGATCTCTATCCGCCGGAGCACATGGAGAAAATCGCGCAGCTTTTTGAAGTGCCGGTCAATACGCTTCTGGATGACTACAATCTATTTCTGAGAAATGGTCAGGGTGAGCAGATCAAGGCGATCCGAACGAAACTGGGGCTGACGCAAAAACAATATGCGGACAAGCTGGGTGTCAGCCTTGGCAGTCTCAAGCATTGGGAGCAAAACCGCAAGCAGATTTTCAAATCCACATGGGAGAAGTATTTCAAGCAGACGTAA
- a CDS encoding helix-turn-helix transcriptional regulator, producing the protein MAVSYKKLWKMLIDKDMKKKDLCAKAGISTASVTKMGKGGHVTTEVLAKICAAMDCGVDDIMEIVLDESEKK; encoded by the coding sequence ATGGCAGTCAGTTATAAAAAGCTCTGGAAAATGCTGATCGACAAAGATATGAAGAAAAAAGATCTCTGCGCGAAAGCCGGTATCAGTACGGCCTCCGTCACCAAGATGGGCAAAGGCGGCCATGTCACTACAGAGGTGCTTGCTAAGATATGTGCAGCGATGGATTGTGGAGTGGATGATATTATGGAGATTGTGCTTGATGAAAGTGAGAAAAAATAG